From Streptomyces sp. TLI_053, a single genomic window includes:
- a CDS encoding ABC transporter substrate-binding protein, translating into MNTPPDPHGPHDPRRPYGASPADGPPVLIGALVPLTRPGWVAAGRHLLAGLDLAAREVNEAGGIAGRPVELVVRDTAADPARAVAAVDELAGLGVVALAGEYHSVVARAAAARAEALGLPFLCSSAVLDALTEGPSELVARIAPAQSHGWRVYADFLLGAGHRRIAVAADPSIYWASGTGILRERVTARGGTLVEFDLPAFTPEGLCEELAADGATVLLLLAGHPDPVVPVVRAVRRDDRLAGVLIGAPAGQPELADWATMLGEDGAGVPFLRYLPDHLGPLGARVGAALRERLGEEPSFVAFEGFDTVTVLAEALRPHGAEPAGSTGAWPSVEVEGTRGPVRFSRTPGIGVWQWAWAPVQVADRDPAQPGRFRVLHTA; encoded by the coding sequence ATGAACACACCACCGGACCCGCACGGGCCGCACGACCCGCGCCGGCCGTACGGGGCGTCGCCCGCCGACGGACCGCCGGTCCTGATCGGCGCCCTCGTGCCGCTGACCCGCCCCGGCTGGGTCGCGGCGGGCCGGCACCTGCTCGCCGGTCTCGATCTGGCCGCGCGCGAGGTCAACGAGGCCGGGGGGATCGCCGGACGGCCCGTCGAGCTCGTGGTCCGCGACACCGCCGCCGATCCCGCCCGGGCCGTCGCGGCCGTCGACGAACTGGCCGGTCTGGGGGTGGTCGCGCTGGCCGGCGAGTACCACAGCGTGGTCGCCCGCGCCGCAGCCGCCCGGGCCGAGGCCCTCGGTCTGCCCTTCCTGTGCTCCTCGGCGGTGCTCGACGCGCTCACCGAGGGGCCGTCGGAACTGGTCGCCCGCATTGCCCCGGCCCAGTCGCACGGGTGGCGCGTCTACGCCGACTTCCTCCTCGGCGCGGGCCACCGCCGGATCGCCGTGGCGGCCGACCCGAGCATCTACTGGGCCTCGGGGACCGGCATCCTCCGGGAGCGGGTCACGGCGCGCGGCGGCACCCTGGTCGAGTTCGACCTGCCCGCCTTCACCCCCGAGGGCCTCTGCGAGGAGCTCGCCGCCGATGGCGCGACCGTGCTCCTGCTCCTGGCCGGCCACCCCGATCCGGTGGTCCCGGTCGTCCGGGCGGTCCGCCGGGACGACCGCCTCGCCGGGGTCCTGATCGGCGCTCCGGCCGGGCAGCCGGAACTCGCCGACTGGGCGACGATGCTGGGCGAGGACGGTGCCGGCGTCCCGTTCCTGCGCTACCTGCCCGACCACCTCGGCCCGCTCGGCGCCCGCGTCGGGGCGGCGTTGCGGGAGCGGCTCGGAGAGGAGCCCTCCTTCGTCGCCTTCGAGGGCTTCGACACCGTCACCGTCCTCGCCGAGGCGCTGCGCCCGCACGGCGCCGAGCCGGCCGGGAGCACCGGGGCATGGCCGTCGGTCGAGGTCGAGGGCACCCGGGGGCCGGTCCGGTTCTCCAGGACGCCGGGCATCGGTGTGTGGCAGTGGGCCTGGGCCCCGGTCCAGGTGGCCGACCGCGACCCGGCGCAACCCGGCCGATTCCGGGTCCTGCACACCGCCTGA